The Coffea arabica cultivar ET-39 chromosome 10e, Coffea Arabica ET-39 HiFi, whole genome shotgun sequence region CACCTGATGCATTGAATTCAAAGGAATCCCTTTGGTTTCAGGCATGAAAAATACAATGAATATGGTCATTACAGCGATCCAACCAgcatagaaaagaaaagcaccATACTTGAAGTGACACAGCATGGTCAAGAATGTTTGAGACAggatgaaagttgtagcaaaatTCACAGCAACACTTATGCTTTGTCCTGTCGTTCGAATTTTCACCGGAAATATTTCACTTGGAATGAGCCAGCTGAGAGGACCCCATGACCACCCAAAACCTGCTGCGTAGGCGCACATCAGCGCCACTATGGAGGCACCATATTCCTTAGAAATGTGCCTGGTTCCGGAAGTACCCGCCGCCGCAGCTACCACAAATGCAACCGCAACCTTCACAAAGATCATGCAACAAGCCATCATGCACAATTAGGGAAAAATAAAGTACTCATACGCATATCTAAGGCCAATTCTGTCAGCATTTAATCACCACATTTATATTGTGGTTTCCATGTAATGTTTACCCaattgttttagtttttttcttttttcctaatTCTAGAAAGGCTTAGACATCATCAATTTAGTTTCCAACTGGCTAGaaaccgtttggattagctgttttttggggtgtttttggaATGCTGTAGCagagttgtatattttggaatatttttagaaaatattttgggatatttaagaatagaagagtttctagaatatattttgagatattttttaaaacttaaaaaaaatttaaactaatttttagattaccttttagagtactttttaaaaatttttattgtatttgaaaaattagtttttgaaaaacactccaAAAACAGGAAATCCAAACATAGCTATATAAAGCTCCATGGGCATTCTCAAAAAACAACGCGCTCGAGCAACAAGCAAATGGAAAAATCACTTATGAGTAGCACTGTCAATGGTGTACAGCCGACTCCAAAAGAATTAGAACTGAGCGCTGTGTGTTACTCAGTCGATCAAGACTTGAGCCAGCCCAAATAAAAGTCGGTTTGGACAATTATATATATGATTTAATAATTGCATGTAGTATAATGTCTaccatttataatttatatgcaATTGTATATTTATGTATGATATATTACAGTGTAATTGTGAATCAATTATGAGTTTAGGTCGAGTCCAAAATAGGCATGAAGCCCCAGCATCCTTGGGAGTGAAGTATAAACCTCTTAATATGAGTTCAAAGTCCAAAATTCAAAAGCCTCAATAGAGGTGCCAATGTTTGTATGTAAGCGACTCGGTCAAAAACTCGACTAGAGTTCAAGTTACTTgggtctattttttttttaaaatttttaaattgccTAAAAACCTACTATGATGACAACTTGTATGTCTTATACGCATTTGATCGAATAGCTCGGACTCAATCTAAATCTCAATTTATTTCTCAAACAAGCTCGATTTTAAGTACTCTAATATTCGTGTTCGACTCAGCCAATTGCCACCCTAAGTCCAAGTgttttacactttttttttaaaaaaaaaaaaatcgaacttAGACTTACAAAATCCCAgctccaaaaaataaatagataaataaataaaccgaTTGACAGACCTCAGTATCAGATTGCCTTTTGAACCCATGTAACAAGGATACTTCTTAACACTAGACCACGTTACGACAAGGTGAAGATTATTTTTCAGCCGGCCATGTGCGTGGTTAATGTGTTACGAGGTTTCATTTATGGCACTAATACATGTAAATCTACATAATCATATTTCAAACTGATTTAAATCTTACCTGACAAATGAACATTTGTGCACCACCCTCAATGAACAAAAGTCTTCGCCCATATCGATCAACTACGGCAGTGGACACAAGGATGGAAGCAAGATTAACCAGTCCTAGAATTATTGCACCAATGAGAGCTGAGTCTTTTCCAAATCCCAGAGACTGGAAAAGAACTGGGGCGTAGAAGGCAATGATATTAATTCCACTGAGTTGCTGAAAAAATGGTATAGCAATAGACATGACAAGATGAGGCCTATATTGCCTCTCAAAAATTGTCAAGAAAGGTTCTTGATTCATGGCTTTCGCAATTTCACTGGACTTGACAAGATCCGCTAGTTCAACTTCAATATCAGCTTCTTTTCCTCGGACTTTGGCTAGAGCTTTCTTGGCCTTTTCCAGTTTTCCACGCTCCACAAGGCTGCTCGGTGTGTCTGAAATGAGAAGTGCACCAATTATCATGATGGCTGCAGGTACTACGGCGAGCCCAAGGGAAAGTCGCCAACCCCATTCGAGTCGAGCAGCACCATAGTTCAAACAATTTGCTGCAACTACACCAATGCCAATGAAAAATTGAAAGCCCGTGTTGAATGCACCCCTCCATTTTGGTGGAGCTACTTCTGAAAGGTAAACTGGCGTTGCcttgggaaaaaaaagaagaagaaagaatcaGTTTAGAAGTCAAGAATTGTCCAACTTGATTTTAGATCAGCAATTAGATTAACTGTAGATTAAATGAACATTTGGAGATCAAATGccatttttgaaaccttaaTTTGGTAACCTAGACAAGAATACATAGTTTTCTTGACAACGCGACAAATTATAACAAGAATTTTGTTAGGCCAGCAATTACTAACTAGCAATGCACATCAGCGAGTGCTTATATGTAGCTGTGACCATCCATTAATGTCCTAACTTTAAGTTCTACGATAGATGACTTGGAACAATAAATTGTTAGTCTAAGGTTGTGCTGCCTTTGATATAACTGTAGAATTTAGTAGCAACTGgttaagaaaagaaacaattgaaAGTTATCAGAGTACCTGGTTAGTAAAACCAACACCAAATCCTAACAAAATACGTCCCAG contains the following coding sequences:
- the LOC113710972 gene encoding sugar transport protein 5-like, yielding MAAGVGGHERLINGQGLEVEGKITAAVVITCIVAASGGLIFGYDIGISGGVTTMEPFLQKFFPSILKNAAGAKTNVYCVYDSQVLTAFTSSLYVAGLAASLGASRLTAALGRRNVMVLGGFTFLAGAAINGGAQTIAMLILGRILLGFGVGFTNQATPVYLSEVAPPKWRGAFNTGFQFFIGIGVVAANCLNYGAARLEWGWRLSLGLAVVPAAIMIIGALLISDTPSSLVERGKLEKAKKALAKVRGKEADIEVELADLVKSSEIAKAMNQEPFLTIFERQYRPHLVMSIAIPFFQQLSGINIIAFYAPVLFQSLGFGKDSALIGAIILGLVNLASILVSTAVVDRYGRRLLFIEGGAQMFICQVAVAFVVAAAAGTSGTRHISKEYGASIVALMCAYAAGFGWSWGPLSWLIPSEIFPVKIRTTGQSISVAVNFATTFILSQTFLTMLCHFKYGAFLFYAGWIAVMTIFIVFFMPETKGIPLNSMHQVWEKHWFWRRFVTVQP